The Scatophagus argus isolate fScaArg1 chromosome 12, fScaArg1.pri, whole genome shotgun sequence genome includes the window CGCAGCTGCTCAAACAACAAGAGGTTTCACGGACAGTGACATTAGGTGGATAACTGCTGTGGAAGTTCAGTTGTTTTCTCAATTAAAAACGACGGACAGTTAAATTCcaatattattatttcatcAATGAATGCTAATTCAACATCAACTTCACAGTCCCTTTAATTGAAGACCGAGATTAATTGTTTACTCAAGAAATTATTCtcgaagaagaaaaacagaaatgtaaaactttAACTGAACACTGATTAATTATTGATGTTGCTGATTGCCTcaaagatggagcacaagacGATTTATCACCATTCAAGCAGCATGGACATATTATTCTCTCAATTTCATGAGATTTAGATCCACTTACGGATTAAAGCTGAAATTCTAATTGACATAACAACAGACATTTGCTATTTCTATTTAACCTGCACATAACTGAACAAGAGTTCACGGTGGATTGCactctgcatttaaaaaaaaaccatttaGTTTACTTCCCACAGCCTCATCCTGTCCCAAGAGAAGATCTTTGGTGAAAACTGGAGCAGGAATGCGCACAACAAGACAGGTGGACTGTAATGAGCAGATCACAACAAGGAAACCTTCAATCTATGGCTGTGTGCTGATGACTAACAGGTGGTCAAAAACACGTGGATAATGCAAACGTGTACAGCGAATATGATGCTCGtggaaatatgtttttagatatttttgtttcacaaTTACAGCCAGTATAAACTCATGTCAAATACTGAAGACACTTAACAGCTGACTGCAGAAAACTTCAGTTATGCTCCGAGTAGATCAGCTGACCTTCAAGTGTTTCTGCTGGCTCTGTGTAAGAGCGTTCCACACCATTCAGCAGGATGCTATTTTGAGTATTTATCCAAGACAATGCTGACAAGTAGCAAAACAAGATAAATCAGCCGTAAGAACAACTGAAATATGGAACAGTAAAGCAGCGGACAACCACAACGACCACCTGCAGAGTATTTCTGATTCTTATGCAATGCCACAACAGTGAACAGAATGTCTGTcttaaacaacaaacagaatatCTCTAATAATATCCTGTGGGATTTTGCAAACATAGAAAAGTACAATAATGGAAAGAAATGCTAAAAGTGTAACCTGTTACACTGTTGCGTCTTCTGCAGGGTCCCTCTCTGCATAGCACTGTCCATGACAATGGTGCTGAATTCTCAAAAAGATTAATCCCACAGCAGGACacgttttattttaattacagagGATGTGAGAAAGTGTTGTTTCAGTGCTGCAAGGAAGGAAGATACTTATTCACTATGAAAGACAGTTTGAGATAATAAACACAAGACACGTTCCCTTATCAAACGTTATGTTAAAATCCACAAAGGAAGCAGCCGATAAAGGAGAAGGTAACAAAACTCATGACTGAACCTGGTCAATCTTTGAGTTTACCAGAAATCCATAATCAAAAGGTATGTCCCTTTAAATTAGACTACTTAAACAAAAGGCCATTTGTGCCTGTGGACTGAGGGATTTGTACAGTCTAAAACACATAAGTGTCAGTACAACTTGAAGTCTGGTTTGCATGAAACATTGTTGAAAGTGTCTACCTCACCAAGGTCTCATGCACTGCCAAAAGTGGacaagaagaagagcagcagaacTTGTGTCACTTTGCCTTTTTCACCTTCGCACGAGTAAATACCGAGTAAATAAATACTCACTGTAACTTGCTGAGTGATCTGCCAAATGAAAGCCACAGAAATGCTGCTCTTTGTGTATTCTGGAATGCCTTTAGTaagatttttcctttaaatatcaaattaaatGATTACCAGaattaaccaaaaaaaaaaacctcaccaAAAAGCAAGATAATGGACAGTTCAGTAAAATCCTGGACTACATTCAACAGCAATACTTTTACAGCACGTTCTTAGGTCAACTATTCCAAGTAATCCTACTGTTTATTCATGCCCAAAGTATGGTTAATGTAAATACGAATATTACTCAATTTAACAGTGAAGACCACTACAAACAAGTTCTCTAAAATACTGCAAAGATAAAGTGGATATTAAAAAGTGGTTTTATATATGTACTCAGGAAAGAAGATTGTAAGACTGGAAAACTAGctaatgaataaaacataagTGCATTATATTATGATTCTGAGAGCCCAAAGTTTAGTGGACAACAAATTGAATAGATTATGAAAAGTGTAATGCAACACTTTATGTCATTTCATGTGACCAACCTCCAGAGGAGAGTCTGGCTCATCCAGGATGCTCTTGTCACTCTGTATCCGCTGCATCGTCCCTGTAGAACTGGGCTCCATTATCAGCACGTTCTGACTACCAGCTCTGCCGAACTTACAGTCACTCTTTCTGGAGTCAGTCGTCCTGCACACCTCGTAATTGTACACGTGTTGCAGAGTCCCTGTCCCCAAAGTGTCTGAGTAACGTGGTGGATAATATGGAATCACAGGGAGCTTGGACTCATACAGGATGCGAGACTGTCTCCATCTGTAGATTTTCACTGATATAATAACCACCAAACACGTGATGAACAGGAAGGAAACTACAGCCAAAGCCAACACTAAGTAAAAAGTCAGCTTGTCATTGTACTCCTTGTCGTGTGCAAAGTCAGTGAACTCCGACAGCACTTCAGGGAAGCTGTCCGCCACCGCCACGTTAACAATGACTGTAGCTGAACGAGAGGGCTGCCCGTTGTCCTCCACTATAAcactcagtctttgtttcacagcatcttTATCAGTCACTTGGCGGATAGTTCTTATTTCTCCATTCTGTAAGCCCACTTCAAACAGCGCCCTGTCTGTGGCTTTCTGCAGTTTATACGACAGCCACGCATTCTGCCCAGAGTCCACATCAACAGCCACCACTTTAGTCACCAGGTAGCCCACATCTGCTGAACGAGGCACCATTTCGGCCACCATTGAGCCGCCCGTCTGGACTGGGTACAAGACCTGAGGAGGGTTGTCGTTCTGGTCCTGGATCAGGATTTTCACTGTCACGTTGCTGCTGAGAGGAGGGGAGCCTCCATCCTGAGCTCTGACGCGGAAGTGGAAATCTTTGATGTGCTCGTAGTCAAAAGAGCGCACTGCATGGATGACTCCACTATCAGCACTAACGGACACATATGAGGAGACTGGCACTCCGTTAACAGAGGAGTCCTCCAGGATGTAAGAAACGCGGGCATTCTGGTTCCAGTCAGCGTCTCTGGCTCTCACTGTGAATATGGAGAGGCCTGGTGTGTTGTTTTCTACAATGTAGGCCTCATATGAGCTCCTCTCAAAGACAGGCgcgttgtcattcacatcagaGATCTGTAAGGTGAGAGTGACGCTGCTGGAGAGGGAGGGCACTCCCTCATCAGAGCAGCTCACACTGATGTTATACTCTgacgctctctctctgtctaactCACTGTCTGTCACGATGCTATACAAATCATTTGAAGAGGCAGTAATAGTAAATGGTATGTTGCCATTAATTCTGCAGTTCACTTGACCATTGTTACTTGAATCTGGGTCAAAGACATTGAACATAACAATAACTGTATTTTGGGGAGAGTCCTCTGGGATTGAATCAGATTTGGAAAGTAGATTGATTACAGGcttattatcattaatatcaATAATATCAACAATAATCTTACTGGAATCGGAAAGGCCACCACTGTCTTTAGCTTCAATATCAATTTGGTAAAATTTGGCCTTTTCAAAGTCAAGTGCACCAACTAATATTACTTCACCGTTTTCATTGATTGTAAATATATCAGAGACACTGTCCATAGTGGTAGAAACTGAATAAGAAACTTCCCCGTTTGTTCCTTTATCCGCATCTGAAGCACTCACTGTTGTCAGCGTTGTTCCTACAGGAGAATTTTCCGCTATGGCTGCCTTGTACACCGACTGCATAAAGACAGGAGCGTTGTCGTTCACATCGAGTACGGTCACGTAAATCTTCACTGTACCAGACATCTGAGGTTCCCCACCATCTACAGCTGTTAACAACAATGATATCCGCTCGTCTTTCTCTCGATCTAAAGGCTTCTGTAAGACCATTTCGACCTTTTTATTTCCATCTGCATGACTTTGTATTTTCAGGACAAAATTATCTGCAGGCTTCAAGCTGTAGTTTTTCAGGCCATTAACGCCAATGTCTGCATCAACCGCTCTTTCTAACACAAATTTAGATCCTATAACCGCCGATTCGCTAATTTCAAAACGCTTCTCGTCATTTTTAAAACTGGGGCTGTTGTCATTAATGTCAGTGATCTCTACTGTTATTCGAAAAACCTCAATCGGGTTTTCTAAAATAATCTGCAAATGTAAAGCACAAGGCGTCGTCTGTCTGCAGAGCGACTCTCTGTCGATTCTCTCTTTCACGAGCAGgactcctctttctctgctcagCTCGATGTACTCCGCACTGTCGCCAGTAAATATACGGGCTTTCCCTGACTTAAGTCTTTTCACATCCAAACCTAAATCCTGTGCTATGTTCCCCACGACAGAACCCTTCGCCATTTCCTCCGGAATAGAGTAGCTGACTTGACCAAGAGCAGAACCGAGGCAGAAAACCGAAATGAAAAACAGTACTTGCCGTCTCATTGTTCTATCCGCGGTTAACGTTTAGccaaaaaaaagtgataaaattggtttcacaaacaaaatatatccATGTGACGGGAAAATTAACAAAAGAGATAACAGTGCTGCTCACAAATATTGAAGAACAGTCTACCAGCTCAGCGCATCCATCGAATAGGTTATCTGTCCGTGAGCAGCgctttctgccttttttctttctctgaaatAACAACATGACGTGGGAGGATCTGCTCACGATCATGTCTACGTCTGCAACACGTTGACCAACAGCGGCCCACAGAGTTCACAGACAGATATTACAAGGAAAGGAAACACAAGACCAGTTTAAATCCTTTACGGATTGTATAGTAAATGCAGTactgggaaaataaaaattagaatTAATTAAGGAAAGGGACGTCATTAATTCAGGAAAAGAAGTGACATAAGTagcacttaaaataaaaatgggatCAATTTGAGAATAACCTCAAAGAAAAGCacattattatgttttcatgcGAAATAATAGAGAGAAAATGTGGAGAGCCAACTGCCTCTGTCCGAGGTGCTGAAATTGAGTGGTCAGCgagcaaacacatacactatatagacaaaggtttTCGGCCAGGCCTCGTTATTATTGAAATCAGGTGaagtatggggctgtttttcaggagttgaaCATACAtagatattttggacaatactatgcttccaaatttgtggcaacagtttgaggaagaaccttttctattccaacatgactgtgccccagtgcacaaagcaaagtccatagagacatggttggatgaggttggtgtggaagaacttgactggcccacacaaaaCTCTGACCTCAACTCCACCGAACATGTCATCGAGGCCTCAACATCAGTGCCAGACCTTACAAATGCCCGACTGCGTGAATGGgacaaaattcccacagaaacacaccacaaagtcttcccagaagaatggaagctgtgAGAGGTGCAAAGCTGtatgtgtatttagaatgtcatgccattaaagtccccgTTGGTGTATGGCCAAGTGgcccattacttttgtctatatgatgTATTTAAACATGAAGCTTTGACATAACCAAAGGAAACTGCCTAACCTCTAGAGGAGAGTCTGGCTCGTCCAGGATGCTCTTGTCACTCTGTATCCGCTGCATCGTCCCTGTAGAACTGGGCTCCATTATCAGCACGTTCTGACTACCAGCTCTGCCGAACTTACAGTCACTCTTTCTGGAGTCAGTCGTCCTGCACACCTCGTAATTGTACACGTGTTGCAGAGTCCCTGTCCCCAAAGTGTCTGAGTAACGTGGTGGATAATATGGAATCACAGGGAGCTTGGACTCATACAGGATGCGAGACTGTCTCCATCTGTAGATTTTCACTGATATAATAACCACCAAACACGTGATGAACAGGAAGGAAACCACAGCCAAAGCCAACACTAAGTAAAAAGTCAGCTTGTCATTGTACTCCTTGTCGTGTGCAAAGTCAGTGAACTCCGACAGCACTTCAGGGAAGCTGTCCGCCACCGCCACGTTAACAATGACTGTAGCTGAACGAGAGGGCTGCCCGTTGTCCTCCACTATAAcactcagtctttgtttcacagcatcttTATCAGTCACTTGGCGGATAGTTCTTATTTCTCCATTCTGTAAGCCCACTTCAAACAGCGCCCTGTCTGTGGCTTTCTGCAGTTTATACGACAGCCACGCATTCTGCCCAGAGTCCACATCAACAGCCACCACTTTAGTCACCAGGTAGCCCACATCTGCTGAACGAGGCACCATCTCGGCCACCATAGAGCCACCGGTCTGGACTGGGTACAGGACCTGAGGGGGGTTGTCGTTCTGGTCCTGGATCAGGATTTTCACTGTCACGTTGCTGCTGAGAGGAGGGGAGCCTCCATCCTGAGCTCTGACGCGGAAGTGGAAATCTTTGATGTGCTCGTAGTCAAAAGAGCGCACTGCATGGATGACTCCACTATCAGCACTAACGGACACATATGAGGAGACTGGCACTCCGTTAACAGAGGAGTCCTCCAGGATGTAAGAAACGCGGGCATTCTGGTTCCAGTCAGCGTCTCTGGCTCTCACTGTGAATATGGAGAGGCCTGGTGTGTTGTTTTCTACAATGTAGGCCTCATATGAGCTCCTCTCAAAGACAGGCgcgttgtcattcacatcagaGATCTGTGAGGTGAGAGTGACGCTGCTGGAGAGGGAGGGCACTCCCTCATCAGAGCAGCTCACACTGATGTTATACTctgatgctctctctctgtccaggtCATCGCTTGTTAGAATGCTGTAGAAACCATTCGATGTATTTTCAATAATGAAAGGCACACGGTCACTCAAAAAACATCTAACCACTCCGTTCATATCGGAGTCAGCATCGTGCACATTCATTACAGCAACAACTGTTTGAAACGCGGAATCTTCCGGGATAGATTGTGTAGTTGACATCAGATCTATCACTGGAGGATTGTCATTCACATCAATAATGTCAAATAGTATTTTACATGAATCCGTGAGCCCACCTTGATCTCTTGCTTTAACATTTAATTGATAATGTTTCGATGTTTCGTAATCTATCTTCCCAATCAAACGCACCTCTCCACTTCCTCCGTGTATTTCAAATAAATCCAAAATCCCCTCAGTGTTACTCCACAGGGAGTACGTTACTAAACCATTTGTGCCTTCATCTTTATCAGTAGCTGTCACAGTCATTAACGAAGTTCCTTTTTGGGAGTTTTCTATTAAATTAGCTTTATATGTCGACTGCGTGAAGACTGGCGCATTATCATTCGCATCCAGTACAGTAATGTGGATTTGCACCGTCCCTGACAGCTGAGGCTCACCTCCGTCGACGGCTGTTAGTGTCAGAGTCAACTGCTCTTCTTTCTCACGATCGAGAGGTTTCTCCAAGACCATCTCCACCTCCTTTTCTCCACCCGCGTTGTCACTGACTTTCAAAACGAAATTATCTGTTGGGTGAAGGGTATAGCTCTCGAGTCCGTTTATACCGACGTCATAGTCTAACGCTTTCTCTAATACGAATCTGGACCCCCTCACAGTAGATTCACCGATTTCAAATAACATGTTGTTCATTTTGAACGTCGGTGCGTTGTCGTTGATATCTGTTATTTCTACGGTAACGCGATAGAACTCGATGGGGTTTTccaaaattatttgaaaatgtaaagcaCAAGGAGTCGTCTGTTTGCATAACGTCTCTCTGTCTATTCTCTCTCTGATGAGAAGGAGTCCCTTTTCTTTATTCAACTCGATGTATTCAGCGCTGCTGCCACCGTGTAAGCGAGCTTTCCCTGCTTTCATGCGTTTTAAATCTAATCCTAGATCTTGTGCTATGTTTCCGATCAACGAGCCTTTCGACATTTCCTCTGGAACAGAGTAGCTGACCTGCCCAAACAcggaacagagagagagcatcgAGAAAAACAATAGCACTTGCCGTCTCATTGTTTCATTCAGCGGTTCTGTGCGACTGCAGCGAGTGAGAAATAATCCGCAAATGAGAGTCGTATTCCACACACTGAAGGAGTAAAAACGATGAGCCTCAACACAAGGGTCGATAGAATATTTCCAACTCCTGCGTCCGTGTGTAGCGCCCTCGGTAACTCGGAATGAGCATTGTGTCGACCTCgcttcaaagaaaaataaatgatctgGGAGGTTCCACTGAAATCTGCAGTCAGACTACAAGACACTGGCCAACAGCGTCCCTAAGAGTACAGAACACGAAACTGCACAAGGCGGGCACAATAAGGAGTCAAAGCACTGAAAGGATAAAAGGGGAATATTCAAAGTGCTGGAAATAATGTTTGAATGTAGCATGGTCCTGAGGACTGCACAGTTCGATTGAACTTAATTATCTAATCACAAACagttaacaaacaaaaacaaaatgaatctgTCATCGTAAGATGACACTGTATCAGCAACACTCCACCGCTTGCTACAGGCAGTATACCCCTAACACCCCACCCCTCAAAAAATGCTGaactacaacagtaaaacacacaatctcacacagACACGGGAAAAAGTGCGTACAACTTAAAGAATGCAGAAGGAACCATGTGATCACTCCAAGTAAAACCTCATGAGTCCCTATAGCGCTGTCCATGGTCCTGAAGCACATTACAACACAGGAAAATCAGCTATCAGGATTAATGACGTTACGTGTTGTTTTCATAGCTTAAAGGATACTTGTGAAATGACAGTTTTGCAACGGAAGACTAACCTCTAGAGGAGAGTCTGGCTCGTCCAGGATGCTCTTGTCACTCTGTATCCGCTGCATCGTCCCTGTAGAACTGGGCTCCATTATCAGCACGTTCTGACTACCAGCTCTGCCGAACTTACAGTCACTCTTTCTGGAGTCAGTCGTCCTGCACACCTCGTAATTGTACACGTGTTGCAGAGTCCCTGTCCCCAAAGTGTCTGAGTAACGTGGGGGATAATATGGAATCACAGGGAGCTTGGACTCATACAGGATGCGAGACTGTCTCCATCTGTAGATTTTCACTGATATAATAACCACCAAACACGTGATGAACAGGAAGGAAACCACAGCCAAAGCCAACACTAAGTAAAAAGTCAGCTTGTCATTGTACTCCTTGTCGTGTGCAAAGTCAGTGAACTCCGACAGCACTTCAGGGAAGCTGTCCGCCACCGCCACGTTAACAATGACTGTAGCTGAACGAGAGGGCTGCCCGTTGTCCTCCACTATAAcactcagtctttgtttcacagcatcttTATCAGTCACTTGGCGGATAGTTCTTATTTCTCCATTCTGTAAGCCCACTTCAAACAGCGCCCTGTCTGTGGCTTTCTGCAGTTTATACGACAGCCACGCATTCTGCCCAGAGTCCACATCAACAGCCACCACTTTAGTCACCAGGTAGCCCACATCTGCTGAACGAGGCACCATTTCGGCCACCATAGAGCCACCGGTCTGGACTGGGTACAGGACCTGAGGGGGATTGTCGTTCTGGTCCTGGATCAGGATTTTCACTGTCACGTTGCTGCTGAGAGGAGGGGAGCCTCCATCCTGAGCTCTGACCCGGAAGTGGAAATCTTTGATGTGCTCGTAGTCAAAAGAGCGCACTGCATGGATGACTCCACTATCAGCACTAACGGACACATATGAGGAGACTGGCACTCCGTTAACAGAGGAGTCCTCCAGGATGTAGGAAACGCGGGCATTCTGGTTCCAGTCAGCGTCTCTGGCTCTCACTGTGAATATGGAGAGGCCTGGTGTGTTGTTTTCTACAATGTAGGCCTCATATGAGCTCCTCTCAAAGACAGGCgcgttgtcattcacatcagaGATCTGTAAGGTGAGAGTGACGCTGCTGGAGAGGGAGGGCACTCCCTCATCAGAGCAGCTCACACTGATGTTATACTCTgacgctctctctctgtctaactCACTGTCTGTCACTAAACTATAAAAATTATTAGTAGAAGCTTTTAGAGTGAAAGGTATATTTTCGTCGATAAAGCATTTCACGTTTCCGTTTTCCCCCGAATCCCTGTCCTCAATATTTATCATAGTAACAACAGTATTTTGTTTGGCATCCTCTGATATAACAGCTGACTTCGACATGATGTCAATTTCAGGCTTGTTATCATTCGTATCTTGCACATCGACAATTAATTTGCAAGAATCTGTGAGTCCTCCCTCATCACTGGCAAGTAAATTTATTTGATAGTTTCGTGACTCTTCAAAGTCAATGTTTCCAATTAAAGTAATTTCGCCAGTTTCCTCGTTTACCTCAAATACTTTACTGACATCATCTAAAGTATTCGTAATTGAATACGTTATCTTACCGTTCGAGCCCTGATCAGCATCTGAGGCTGTCACGGTGGCAACTACTGTTCCTTTCGGTGAATTCTCAGTGACTGTAGCCTTGTATGTTGGCTGTGTGAAAACGGGGGCATTATCATTAGCGTCTAAAACAGTGATGACAATCAGCATTGTTCCTGACATCTGCGGCTCTCCTCCATCTACAGCCGTCAACACAAGAGATATctgctcttccttctctctgtccaaAGGCTTCTGCAGCACCATCTCCACGTTTTTATTCCCGTCGGCGTTACTGTGCAGTTTCAAAGCGAAATTATCTGTTGGTTTTAATTCGTACCTTTTAAGATCGTTG containing:
- the LOC124068426 gene encoding protocadherin gamma-A9-like; translated protein: MRRQVLFFISVFCLGSALGQVSYSIPEEMAKGSVVGNIAQDLGLDVKRLKSGKARIFTGDSAEYIELSRERGVLLVKERIDRESLCRQTTPCALHLQIILENPIEVFRITVEITDINDNSPSFKNDEKRFEISESAVIGSKFVLERAVDADIGVNGLKNYSLKPADNFVLKIQSHADGNKKVEMVLQKPLDREKDERISLLLTAVDGGEPQMSGTVKIYVTVLDVNDNAPVFMQSVYKAAIAENSPVGTTLTTVSASDADKGTNGEVSYSVSTTMDSVSDIFTINENGEVILVGALDFEKAKFYQIDIEAKDSGGLSDSSKIIVDIIDINDNKPVINLLSKSDSIPEDSPQNTVIVMFNVFDPDSSNNGQVNCRINGNIPFTITASSNDLYSIVTDSELDRERASEYNISVSCSDEGVPSLSSSVTLTLQISDVNDNAPVFERSSYEAYIVENNTPGLSIFTVRARDADWNQNARVSYILEDSSVNGVPVSSYVSVSADSGVIHAVRSFDYEHIKDFHFRVRAQDGGSPPLSSNVTVKILIQDQNDNPPQVLYPVQTGGSMVAEMVPRSADVGYLVTKVVAVDVDSGQNAWLSYKLQKATDRALFEVGLQNGEIRTIRQVTDKDAVKQRLSVIVEDNGQPSRSATVIVNVAVADSFPEVLSEFTDFAHDKEYNDKLTFYLVLALAVVSFLFITCLVVIISVKIYRWRQSRILYESKLPVIPYYPPRYSDTLGTGTLQHVYNYEVCRTTDSRKSDCKFGRAGSQNVLIMEPSSTGTMQRIQSDKSILDEPDSPLEVRKL
- the LOC124068418 gene encoding protocadherin beta-16-like, which encodes MRRQVLLFFSMLSLCSVFGQVSYSVPEEMSKGSLIGNIAQDLGLDLKRMKAGKARLHGGSSAEYIELNKEKGLLLIRERIDRETLCKQTTPCALHFQIILENPIEFYRVTVEITDINDNAPTFKMNNMLFEIGESTVRGSRFVLEKALDYDVGINGLESYTLHPTDNFVLKVSDNAGGEKEVEMVLEKPLDREKEEQLTLTLTAVDGGEPQLSGTVQIHITVLDANDNAPVFTQSTYKANLIENSQKGTSLMTVTATDKDEGTNGLVTYSLWSNTEGILDLFEIHGGSGEVRLIGKIDYETSKHYQLNVKARDQGGLTDSCKILFDIIDVNDNPPVIDLMSTTQSIPEDSAFQTVVAVMNVHDADSDMNGVVRCFLSDRVPFIIENTSNGFYSILTSDDLDRERASEYNISVSCSDEGVPSLSSSVTLTSQISDVNDNAPVFERSSYEAYIVENNTPGLSIFTVRARDADWNQNARVSYILEDSSVNGVPVSSYVSVSADSGVIHAVRSFDYEHIKDFHFRVRAQDGGSPPLSSNVTVKILIQDQNDNPPQVLYPVQTGGSMVAEMVPRSADVGYLVTKVVAVDVDSGQNAWLSYKLQKATDRALFEVGLQNGEIRTIRQVTDKDAVKQRLSVIVEDNGQPSRSATVIVNVAVADSFPEVLSEFTDFAHDKEYNDKLTFYLVLALAVVSFLFITCLVVIISVKIYRWRQSRILYESKLPVIPYYPPRYSDTLGTGTLQHVYNYEVCRTTDSRKSDCKFGRAGSQNVLIMEPSSTGTMQRIQSDKSILDEPDSPLEVRQFPLVMSKLHV
- the LOC124068415 gene encoding protocadherin gamma-A2-like → MARQVLLFICLLSVGSVIGQVSYTIPEEMAKGSLVGNIAQDLGLETKRLTSGKARIYTRDSDEYIELNRERGLLLVKERIDREALCRQTTPCALHFQIILENPMEFYTVTVQITDINDNAPTFEKSEMKFKISESAASGAKFVLKRAVDLDVGINDLKRYELKPTDNFALKLHSNADGNKNVEMVLQKPLDREKEEQISLVLTAVDGGEPQMSGTMLIVITVLDANDNAPVFTQPTYKATVTENSPKGTVVATVTASDADQGSNGKITYSITNTLDDVSKVFEVNEETGEITLIGNIDFEESRNYQINLLASDEGGLTDSCKLIVDVQDTNDNKPEIDIMSKSAVISEDAKQNTVVTMINIEDRDSGENGNVKCFIDENIPFTLKASTNNFYSLVTDSELDRERASEYNISVSCSDEGVPSLSSSVTLTLQISDVNDNAPVFERSSYEAYIVENNTPGLSIFTVRARDADWNQNARVSYILEDSSVNGVPVSSYVSVSADSGVIHAVRSFDYEHIKDFHFRVRAQDGGSPPLSSNVTVKILIQDQNDNPPQVLYPVQTGGSMVAEMVPRSADVGYLVTKVVAVDVDSGQNAWLSYKLQKATDRALFEVGLQNGEIRTIRQVTDKDAVKQRLSVIVEDNGQPSRSATVIVNVAVADSFPEVLSEFTDFAHDKEYNDKLTFYLVLALAVVSFLFITCLVVIISVKIYRWRQSRILYESKLPVIPYYPPRYSDTLGTGTLQHVYNYEVCRTTDSRKSDCKFGRAGSQNVLIMEPSSTGTMQRIQSDKSILDEPDSPLEVSLPLQNCHFTSIL